The following coding sequences are from one Deltaproteobacteria bacterium window:
- a CDS encoding type IV pilus twitching motility protein PilT, which produces MAKLDAFFKLMHEQGASDLHMASGSPPILRIRGDLHRVKYKTLENDELKAMLYEIAPEGKIKQFEETGDVDFGYEIPGLARYRANFFMQKNGVAAVFREIPSKVLSAEELGLPPVMTKLSMLPRGLVLVTGPTGSGKSTTLAAILDHANRNRKDHIITIEDPIEFVHEPKSCLVNHREVGIHTKSFHAALRGALREDPDIILVGEMRDLETISLAIEAAMTGHLVMGTLHTISAAKTVDRVIEIFPSHQQPQVRSTLADALRAVISQTMFRRVDIKGRCVAFEILIATPAVRNLIREGKTYQIPSSMQTGKKYGMQTLDDAIMDLLQKGWIDPDEAYAKCVDKARFAPFSRSAPADFTEVG; this is translated from the coding sequence ATGGCGAAACTCGACGCCTTTTTTAAACTCATGCACGAGCAAGGGGCCTCCGACCTCCATATGGCATCCGGATCGCCTCCCATACTGAGGATCCGCGGAGACCTGCACCGTGTGAAGTACAAGACCCTCGAAAACGACGAACTCAAAGCGATGCTTTACGAGATCGCTCCCGAAGGAAAGATCAAGCAGTTCGAGGAGACAGGGGACGTGGATTTCGGTTACGAGATCCCGGGGCTTGCGCGCTACCGCGCCAACTTCTTCATGCAGAAAAACGGTGTTGCAGCCGTTTTCCGGGAGATTCCGAGCAAGGTTCTCTCCGCAGAGGAACTGGGGCTCCCCCCCGTCATGACCAAGCTCTCCATGCTACCTCGGGGGCTCGTACTCGTGACCGGCCCTACGGGAAGCGGGAAATCCACCACGCTTGCCGCCATACTCGATCACGCAAACAGGAACCGCAAGGACCACATCATCACCATCGAGGACCCGATCGAGTTCGTCCACGAGCCCAAGTCCTGCCTTGTGAACCACCGGGAGGTGGGCATCCACACGAAGAGCTTTCATGCGGCACTCCGGGGGGCGCTCCGCGAGGACCCGGACATCATCCTCGTGGGCGAAATGAGGGATCTGGAGACCATCTCCCTTGCCATCGAGGCGGCCATGACCGGGCACCTCGTGATGGGAACCCTTCACACCATCAGCGCCGCCAAGACCGTGGACCGCGTCATCGAGATCTTTCCATCCCATCAGCAGCCCCAGGTCCGGTCGACCCTCGCTGACGCATTGCGGGCCGTGATCTCCCAAACCATGTTCAGGCGCGTGGACATCAAGGGCCGTTGCGTGGCCTTCGAGATCCTCATCGCCACACCTGCGGTCCGGAACCTCATTCGGGAGGGAAAGACCTACCAGATCCCATCGTCCATGCAGACGGGGAAGAAGTACGGGATGCAGACCCTGGACGACGCCATCATGGATCTCCTGCAGAAGGGCTGGATCGATCCGGACGAG
- a CDS encoding TerC family protein: MDWILNPESWIAIVTLTALEIVLGIDNIVFISILSGKLPEEKRGKARSMGLFLAMFTRIALLLSLVWVMHLTAPLFTVMGHGFSGRDLILFGGGLFLIAKSTLEIHEKLEGAEGHANPTAAASFLGIIVQIALLDIIFSLDSVITAVGMAKRVEIMIAAIVIAVGFMLVASRAVSAFVERHPTVKMLALSFLFLIGVSLMGEGLHFHIPKGYIYSAMAFSVCVEMLNIRLRRTLAEPVRLRDPITENRQAGSPMNRPT; this comes from the coding sequence ATGGACTGGATCCTAAACCCCGAATCCTGGATAGCCATCGTCACCCTCACGGCCCTCGAGATCGTCCTGGGGATCGACAACATCGTCTTTATCTCCATCCTCTCAGGAAAACTCCCTGAAGAGAAGAGGGGAAAGGCCCGATCCATGGGCCTTTTTTTGGCGATGTTCACCCGAATAGCCCTTCTTCTTTCCCTTGTATGGGTCATGCACCTTACCGCCCCCCTTTTCACGGTCATGGGGCACGGATTCTCAGGACGTGATCTCATCCTTTTCGGAGGAGGTCTCTTTCTCATCGCGAAAAGCACGCTTGAGATCCATGAAAAGCTCGAAGGAGCAGAAGGTCACGCAAATCCAACGGCAGCCGCTTCTTTTCTCGGCATAATCGTCCAGATCGCCCTCCTCGACATCATTTTTTCCCTGGATTCTGTGATTACTGCAGTAGGTATGGCCAAACGCGTGGAGATCATGATCGCGGCCATCGTCATTGCCGTAGGATTCATGCTCGTTGCCTCCAGGGCCGTAAGCGCCTTCGTGGAACGCCATCCCACGGTCAAGATGCTTGCCTTGAGTTTCCTTTTTCTCATCGGCGTCTCCCTAATGGGGGAAGGACTGCATTTTCACATACCTAAGGGCTACATCTATTCGGCCATGGCCTTTTCCGTGTGCGTGGAGATGCTAAACATCCGATTGAGGAGGACCCTTGCGGAGCCCGTACGTCTTCGGGATCCCATAACGGAAAACCGACAAGCCGGCTCGCCCATGAACCGTCCCACATAA